ATCAACTTTTCCAGCCCCTACGTCGACCTGCCTCGGCGCCTGACCGTACAGCAGAACCTCGTCTTCTTCGCCCGGCTCTACGGCGTGACCGACGTAAAAGCCCGGCTGGCGGAACTGGCGCGCGACCTCGATCTGGAGGCGCTTTGGAGTAAGCGGACCGGCCAGCTTTCGGCAGGTCAGAAGACCCGCGTCTCGCTCGCCAAAGCCCTGATCAACAGGCCGCAGGTGCTGTTGCTCGACGAGCCGACCGCCTCCCTGGACCCCGACACGGCGGACTGGCTGCGCGGCTACCTCGAGCGCTACCAGGCGGTAACGGGCGCGACGATCCTCTTGGCGAGCCACAACATGGCGGAAGTCGAGCGGCTCGCCCACCGGGTACTGATGATGCGGGCCGGCAAGATCGCCGACGAAGGCACACCCGAACACCTGATTCAACGATACGGCAGGGCCACACTGGAGGAGGTCTTTCTGGACATCGCGCGCAGAGGCGTTCGGCCGAACGCGGGAGAGGCAGCGTGAGCGATCTCGCCCTGCAAGGACCTGGCGGTGGCGGCCAGAGGATCGGCGCCGTCGTCCTCCGCCATCTTTATCTTCTGCGAAGCTCCTGGCCCCGCGTGTTCGAGCTGATGTACTGGCCGACCATCCAGATGGTGCTCTGGGGCTTCATTACGCTCTTCCTGCTGCAACACTCCTCGCTGATCGCCCAGGCCAGCGGCGTACTGATTTCCGCCGTACTGCTATGGGACGTGTTGTTCCGGGGCCAGCTCGGCTTCTCGCTCTCCTTCCTGGAGGAGATCTGGTCGCGCAATCTGGCAAACCTCGCCGTCAGCCCGCTCACACCGGCGGAATTCCTGACGGCCCTGATGATTCTTTCACTGCTGCGAACCCTGATCGGAGTTCTGCCGGCGGCGGGCCTCGCGATCCTCTTCTACGAGATTTCGATCTTCGAAATGGGTCTGCCGCTGCTTGCCTTCTTCAGTTGCCTGCTGATCATGGGCTGGGCAATCGGCATGGCGGTCTGCGCCTTGATCCTGCGGGTCGGTCAAGGCGCCGAGTCGGCCGCCTGGCTGGCGATCTTCCTGATCGCGCCGGTCTCGGCGATCTACTATCCCGTCGACGTTCTGCCTCCGCTTTTGCAGTGGATCGCCTGGGCACTGCCGACGGCCCCGACCTTCGAAGGCATGCGCGCGCTGCTGATGGAGGGACTCTTCCGCGGCGACCTGTTGCTGCATGCCCTGGCGCTCAACGTCGTCTATCTGATCCTCGGCTGCGGTCTTTTTCTCTGGTCCTATCGCGTCGCCCGCGCACGCGGCCTGATTCTCCAGGTCGGAGAGTAGAGGTAAAAGACCTTCGGCGCAGATCTACTCCGCCTTGCCGCTGACGCCCGCCTCGGCGAAAGTCGCCATACCGTTATGGACGGCACACGCCGCCTTGAGCAACGGCAGAGTCAGTGCCGCACCGGATCCTTCACCCAAGCGCAGGTCGAAGTCGAGCAACGGACGCTTTCCAATCGCCTCCAGAAGTCGCGCATGCCCCGGTTCGGCGGAGCGGTGCGCGACGAGGCAATGATCGAGCGCGCGCGGATCGGCCTTGTAGAGCACGGCTGCCGCGACGCTGCAGGCATAGCCGTCGAGCACCACGGGAATGCGGGCGGCCCGGCAGGCCAGAACGGCCCCGGCTATGGCCGCCAGTTCGCGGCCGCCCAAGGCAGCCAGAGCTGTCAAAGGATCCGGAAGCGCTCTGGCGTTCGCATCCAGCGCCGCCGCCACCGCTTGCGTCTTGCGCTGAATACCGGCGGCGTCGACACCGGTCCCAGGTCCGACCCAGTCGGCCGGCGTTCCACCGAACAGGCCACAGGCCAAGGCGGCGGCGGCCGTGGTATTGCCGATACCCATCTCGCCGAGCGCGACCACGTCCAGACCTTCTTCGATCGCCATCATGCCGTAGGCCATGGCATGGGCCGCATCCTCCTCTCCCATCGCAGGACCTTGGGTGATGTCGGCAGTCGGCAGCTCCAGCGCCATCTCGTAGACGCGCAAGTCCGCGTCCGCCTCGCTCGCAAGCTGGTTGACGGCGGCGAGACCATTGACGAAAGCACCGACCATCTGTTGCGTCACCTCGGGCGGATAGGCCGAGACGGCACGGCCGGCCACCCCGTGCGAACCGGCGAAAACCGCCACGTGAGGACGTTCGATTCGCGGACTGGCGCGGCCTTGCCAGGTTGCCAACCAGACGGCCAGTTCCTCCAGGCGGCCCAAGGACCCGGGAGGTTTCAGGAGATCGCGCTGTCGCGCTTCGGCCGCACTGCCGGCCGTCAGGTCGGGGCCGGGCAGGCGCTTTAAAATATCCCGAATCTCGGTCAGGCTGACAGCGGAGGGATTCGGCTGATCGGACATCGGCGAAGCATTTCCTTAGACGGCACAGGGAGCAGCGGGGCGATTTTCGAGGGCAGCTTTTAGCAGCAGCGGCCAGGGGAAACCATGGGCGCGCAAGCGACCGGTTGCCGACCGCCCGATCGGCGGCTATATCGGCGGCAGTCACTTTGGCGGTCTTGCGGGTATACCAAAGCCACTCGAGATTGCCGCCTTCAAAACCTTTGCGAGTCTCTTATGAGCGAAACCCGCTGGTGGTTCATCCGCCACGCGCCGGTCGATAGCGGCGGCGTCATCTACGGCCAGGACGATCTGCCGGCCGAGTGCCATGATCCCTCCCTCTTCGACCAACTGGCCACACGCCTGCCAGGCGACGCGGTCTGGATGGTGACCAATCTCCAGCGCACGCGGCAAACCGCCGACGCGCTGCGTCAGCGCCTGCCGCAGGGCTTGCCCGACTACCTGATCGAGCGCGACTTTGCCGAACAGCACTTCGGCACCTGGCAAGGCCGAGGCCATGCCGAACTGCGGGCTGAACGCCATCCCGAATGGCACCGCTTTTGGCTGGCACCGGCGACCGAACGCCCGCCGGAGGGCGAGAGCTTCACGGAGCTGACCGCCCGCGTCGG
The sequence above is drawn from the Algihabitans albus genome and encodes:
- a CDS encoding histidine phosphatase family protein, whose amino-acid sequence is MSETRWWFIRHAPVDSGGVIYGQDDLPAECHDPSLFDQLATRLPGDAVWMVTNLQRTRQTADALRQRLPQGLPDYLIERDFAEQHFGTWQGRGHAELRAERHPEWHRFWLAPATERPPEGESFTELTARVGRALLSHSEAQQGRDVICVAHGGTIRAALSIALDIEPERALAFSIENCSLTRIDWFAGSAGSHLPGDEGSWRVATVNLPPR
- a CDS encoding ABC transporter permease gives rise to the protein MSDLALQGPGGGGQRIGAVVLRHLYLLRSSWPRVFELMYWPTIQMVLWGFITLFLLQHSSLIAQASGVLISAVLLWDVLFRGQLGFSLSFLEEIWSRNLANLAVSPLTPAEFLTALMILSLLRTLIGVLPAAGLAILFYEISIFEMGLPLLAFFSCLLIMGWAIGMAVCALILRVGQGAESAAWLAIFLIAPVSAIYYPVDVLPPLLQWIAWALPTAPTFEGMRALLMEGLFRGDLLLHALALNVVYLILGCGLFLWSYRVARARGLILQVGE
- the cobT gene encoding nicotinate-nucleotide--dimethylbenzimidazole phosphoribosyltransferase; this encodes MSDQPNPSAVSLTEIRDILKRLPGPDLTAGSAAEARQRDLLKPPGSLGRLEELAVWLATWQGRASPRIERPHVAVFAGSHGVAGRAVSAYPPEVTQQMVGAFVNGLAAVNQLASEADADLRVYEMALELPTADITQGPAMGEEDAAHAMAYGMMAIEEGLDVVALGEMGIGNTTAAAALACGLFGGTPADWVGPGTGVDAAGIQRKTQAVAAALDANARALPDPLTALAALGGRELAAIAGAVLACRAARIPVVLDGYACSVAAAVLYKADPRALDHCLVAHRSAEPGHARLLEAIGKRPLLDFDLRLGEGSGAALTLPLLKAACAVHNGMATFAEAGVSGKAE
- a CDS encoding ABC transporter ATP-binding protein, with translation MSSPVINVENLIKRFDGVAAVDDVSFQVGRGETVALLGANGAGKTTTISMLLGLLLPSSGRIEILGADMTRRPSGVLQRINFSSPYVDLPRRLTVQQNLVFFARLYGVTDVKARLAELARDLDLEALWSKRTGQLSAGQKTRVSLAKALINRPQVLLLDEPTASLDPDTADWLRGYLERYQAVTGATILLASHNMAEVERLAHRVLMMRAGKIADEGTPEHLIQRYGRATLEEVFLDIARRGVRPNAGEAA